A genomic region of Notamacropus eugenii isolate mMacEug1 chromosome 3, mMacEug1.pri_v2, whole genome shotgun sequence contains the following coding sequences:
- the PIANP gene encoding PILR alpha-associated neural protein — MESRMWSTLLMSHFLPLWSLLLLPFPPPAQGSSTSSPRTPSAPARPPCARGGPSAPRHVCVWERAPPPSRSPRVSRSRRQVPPDTAPPATPSGFEEGPPSSQYPWAIVWGPTVSREDGGDPNSANPGFLPLDYGFAVPHGLATPHPNSDSLRRGDGDGIILGGAPATLRPFLFGGRGEGVDPQLYVTITISIIIVLVATGIIFKFCWDRSQKRRRPSGQQGALRQEDSQQPLTDLSPAGVTVLGSFGDSLTPTPDREEPHGGLRPVPPQPKGAPAFQLNRIPLVNL, encoded by the exons ATGGAATCCAGGATGTG GTCTACACTGTTGATGTCCCACTTCCTCCCACTCTGGTCACTGCTCCTGCTGCCCTTCCCACCTCCAGCCCAGGGTTCCTCTACCTCTTCACCTCGTACCCCTTCAGCTCCTGCCCGGCCCCCATGTGCCCGGGGGGGTCCCTCAGCTCCTCGACACGTGTGTGTGTGGGAACGAGCACCTCCCCCAAGCCGGTCCCCCCGTGTCTCACGTTCAAGGCGACAAGTACCACCAGATACTGCACCCCCTGCCACTCCATCTGGCTTTGAGGAAGGGCCACCTTCATCCCAGTACCCCTGGGCCATTGTATGGGGCCCCACAGTGTCCCGAGAGGATGGGGGGGATCCTAATTCTGCTAACCCCGgtttcctgccactggactatggcTTTGCAGTTCCTCATGGACTGGCTACGCCGCATCCCAACTCGGACTCCTTGAGAcgtggggatggggatgggatcaTCCTTGGGGGAGCTCCTGCCACCCTTCGTCCATTTCTGTTTGGTGGCCGTGGGGAAG GTGTGGACCCCCAGCTGTATGTGACCATCACTATTTCTATCATCATCGTCCTAGTAGCAACTGGCATAATCTTCAAATTCTG CTGGGACCGTAGCCAGAAGCGACGAAGGCCTTCAGGGCAGCAAGGGGCCCTCCGACAAGAAGACAGTCAGCAGCCCCTCACTGACCTGTCTCCTGCAGGAGTCACTGTGCTGGGGTCTTTCGGGGACTCACTCACACCTACCCCTGATCGGGAGGAGCCCCACGGGGGACTCCGGCCTGTGCCCCCCCAGCCCAAGGGGGCCCCTGCTTTCCAGTTGAACcg GATTCCCCTGGTGAATCTGTGA